CTGCATCAGCATCAGTCCGACCAGCAGCGACAGCGGAATCGCACTGAGGGTAATCACCGCCGTCCGCCAATTCATCAGGAACAGCAGCATGACGATCGCCACAATCACAATCCCCTGCACCAACGAACCACTGACATTGCGAATCGCCATATCAATGAAATTCGCCTGCCGAAACGTCTGCTGGACTGCGATACCCGTCGGCAATGCCGCCTTTGCTGACTCAACCACCGCTTCCACCGCCTTTGTCACCGTCGGCGTATCCACCCGTGGCTGCTTCGTAATCATCATCACCACTGCGGATTTGCCATTGAAGCTGCCGTCGCCGCGCTTCAGGGCCGAACCTTCCCGAATCTGCGCCACATCCTGCAACCGCACCGTTTGACCCGCTTGGGACTTCACGATCGATTGACGCAGATCATCATACAAAATATTCCCAGTCTTGACGCTGCGCACCAGCAGTTCTTGACCACCACCGATCAGGAATCCCCCGGTGGACCTCGCCTGATTCGCCGCGACCGCTTCTGTAACTTGATTCAGCGAAACATTCTGTTCACGCAGTTGCGCCGGATTCACCACAATCTGCGTCTGGGACTGCTCACCCCCGTACAAATTTACCTGCGTGACGCCGGGGACTGACAGGATTTGATTGCTGAGTGAACTTTCCACCCATTGCCGCAAATCCCCCAGACTCTGATCGCTGCCTGCTTCCAACGTGAAGGCATATTGCAACACAATCCCCAGCGGCGAAGTCAACGGCGACACCGCCGGCTTCAACGTCTCCGGCAAGCGCACCGACTGCAACCGCTCTGTAACCAACTGCCGCGATCGGTAAACATCGGCATCCTGGTCAAATACCACACTCACCATCGACAGCCCCACCTTCGAGGACGATCGCACCACTTCGACTCCCGGCAAGCCATTTACGGCCCGCTCGATCGGCAGGGTAATTTGCGCCTCAATATCTTCAGGCGCTAAACCAGACGCTTCGGTGTGAATATCCACCTGCGGCGGCGCAAAGGCCGGGAATACATCCAGGGGCATTTGGCCAACGCTGAAGCTGCCCCACAGGGTAATCACGATCGCCGCCAACACCACCAGCCAACGACGGGCGATCGCCCCGCGCAGAATGCGATCGAGTAATTGATTCAGCATATTTTAGTGAGTCGTTCGTTTGCCGCGATTAGGCATCAGTTTATGCCGCTAACCGCCAAAACGGTTAACGGATACCGCCTCTCAATAAAACTACATCGCAGCACCCTTTTTCCGGCGACCCAACATCACTACGGCCCCAGCCCCAACCGCAACAATGGCCATAACGCCACCCACGGCAGCGGCGATTTTTTTCTTCGATAGCCCCGCCGCAACATGCTCATGGTCATGATCGCTACCCTCAGCGTGAGCCTGCTGATGCTCAGCCTCAGTTTTGGGCGTTGCGACGGCGCCAGTCGCCTTGGGTTGTGCCTCCGTTGCAGGGGACTTAGCCGTTTTGCGCGACTGGGCGTAAAGCATCAGTCCACCCTGCGTCACCAGCAGTTCATCAACGGATAAATTCTTCGTGACCTCAATCAGCTCACCCTCGGTCTGGCCCGTGGTGACTTCCACCGGCTCGTAAAAGGATTTGAACTTGACAAAGACTAGCGTTTTGCCATTCGCATCAACCACAGCAGTCGCTGGAATCATGATTTTACCGTCAGCCGTAGCCGTGATCGGTTGGACCTGAATACCAAGCTGCTGATCCGTAGCAGGCTTCACTTCGACCTTACCTACCCCACCCGTCGCTTCAAATTCATCCCCATGCCCCGCATGGCCCAGTGCGATCGTTGCAGGGCTAGCAAACATCACGGCAGCAATTAATGGCGTAACTCGGCGCAAATACTTCATAACTACCTCGGGCGTTAGGGTAACGGCAATTTATTGTAGCCGCCAGATTCGATTTCCCCTAGTCTGCCAAAGGCTAGCGCCAGTTGGGCCACAATCACCAAATCTTCAATTTCTAAAAAACACCAGGAGAAACCCGCCTAACTACCGAGCTTAAAGGCTTCGAGAAACAAACTATAGGTCACACCAATCTTAATCGCATTCACAATATCACCGGTCAACGAAGGGGTCTTGCTCTTATTGGCATAAACAAGACGACTAATCCCTTCCGTCACGACAATCAGCAGCGCCGCGATCGACACATCCAGCTTAGCCGCCTGACCCGCCGTAGTCGAGATCACGTTGCCGAGGAAAAAGCCGCCCAACAACCCAATCAACATCAGCGACGATCGCCGCCACGGGCTACGCAACCATTTCATAAACCGCGCGCCAACATTATTTGTCAGACGATTCAGACGAGTGTCTTGCATAGCAATTAGGGGAGGGCAATCAAATTCAAACAGGACAGAACTGTTCTCTTGCCAATTTACCTCAAAACTCCAGATTTAGCGCTTAGATCTTCTACAAAAGTTTTTTAGCACTAGGGAGACAGGATTTTAGTTCAGATTTATTAGTGCTTGTCTCCAGCCCCTAACGCAAACCCACCGCTTAATAATCCAACTAGCTCACCCGCTAATTGCGCTAATTCACCAACGCGTGTCTTACCCGATGGTTCAAACTCGTGGCATCACCCACACAGAACTCATGCAACTCAGCTGCGAGAACCCACAACTCCGGTTCGAGCGCAATTCCAATGGGCGTTTAGTCACCATACCCCCAACTGGCGGAATTTCTGGCAATCGTGAACTCAAGACTGGCGCAAAATTATTGCTCTGGGTTGAAGACAATGACCTCGGCGAAGTTTTTTAGCTCTAGTACCGGATTTACACCACCCAATGGAGCCATCAAATCGCCCGATGCCGCTTTTGTCGCTAAAGGCCGTTTACCCGAGGATTGGGATCAAGGCACAGACGAATTTATCCAGCTAGCACCAGACTTTCTGATCGAGATTCGATCGCATACTGATAGCCTCAGCAAACTCCAGGAAAAAATGCGGGAGTACATTGAGTCAGGAGTACATTGAGCAAGGCATCCAACTCGGGTGGTTGGTCGATCGCCAAAACCGTTGTGCTTATGTTTACCGGGCAGATGGTGCGATAACGCAACATCCAGAAACCACAACATTATCGGGCGAGGAGGTTGTGCCAGGATTTACGCTGCGGCTCAATCGGCGACTGTCGGCTCAGTGGCGCTAAACGTATAGCTCCATGACCCGATCGACACTTAAACGAGACTGCGCGGCCAGATTTAAGGCCGATCGATGGTCTTTGTCAAAATGCTCAACGGCAGCACAGGCGATCATCGCGGCATTATCAGTGCAGTATTTCAGCGGTGGAAATAGCACATTTAGACCTTGAGCTGTGGCCGCAGTTTGCAATTGCGATCGCAACCCACTGTTAGCCGCCACACCACCCCCCACCGCAATTGTGGTCAATCCATGATCCAACGCGCATCGAATCGCCCGTTTGGTTAGCGCCTTGGCGACGGTGTACTGGAAACTTGCGGCCAAATCCGCCACCGGCAAGGGATCCTCAGTTACCTCTAGCTTCTGGATCAGACGCAACATCGCCGTCTTCAACCCACTAAAGCTGGAGTCATAGGGATGGAAACCCCGGCCCTCGGGCAACGAGATCTTCCCTTCCGGCAACTCAAAGGCCCGTGGATTGCCATCCTTTGCCAGCTTGTCGATAATCGGCCCACCGGGATACCCCAGCTGCATCAGCCGGGCCACTTTATCAAAGGCTTCCCCCGCCGCATCATCTCGGGTCTTACCCAGCACGACATAGTCACCACAGGCTTTCACATGAATCAAGCTGGTATGGCCACCGGAAACCAGCAAACACAAAAATGGTGGTTGCAACTCGGGATTACTCAGATAACTCGCATAAATATGACCTTCGAGGTGATGCACGCCGATAAACGGCTTCTGATACAGCATCGACAGGGTTTTGGCCGCCGTCAGGCCCACCAGCAGCGCACCGATTAAGCCTGGGGCACAGGTCCCAGCAATCGCATCGATCCCATCCCATCCCAATCCCGCTTCACTGAGCGCTTGCTCAATCAAAATATTCACCGCTTCGACATGCTGCCGCGAAGCCACCTCGGGCACGACCCCACCATACTGGGCATGGGTTTTAATCTGTGAAGCAACGACGTTACTCAGAACATGACGATTCTTGACGATCGCCACCGAGGTTTCGTCACAACTTGTTTCAATTGCTAAGACCGTTGCCATTTGCTGATAGTGTTCTGATTGAATTGCTGTGTCTTTCTTCAGCATAAACTCTCGCGGGTGAAGTTGGGAAAGCTATAATCAAAGGCAATTCAGCCCTCATTTGAACACAAAAAGAGTCAAGTCTTTTTGTAATTAAACTTTGCATTTTGTAATTAAGGGAAACAATTCCATGCGACGATTGTTGGCTCTTGTTTTTTCTGTCATGCTCTGGTTCGGGTTCGTCTCTGCTGACCCGGCACACGCCCTGTATGACAACTTGAAGCCCTGTAAAGATGTACCCGCATTCATGAATCGGGCCAGCACTTCACAAGGCGGCGATGTGGCTAACCGCATCGACTTCTACGCGAACAAGGCAAATTTACTCTGCGGTGAAGAGGGTCTCCCTCACTTAATCATCGATAACCCGGCTCACGCCGGCGAATTCATCATTCCAGGTGTGATGTTCCTATACATCGCTGGTTGGATTGGTTGGGTTGGCCGTGCTTACTTGCAGGCGATCAAAAAGTCTGGCAAGGCTGAAGAGCAAGAAATCATCATCAACGTGCCGCTGGCAGTCGGTTGCATGTTGACTGGTTTTGCTTGGCCTTTAGCAGCATTCGGTGAGTTCAGCAGCGGCAAGATGCTGGCGAACGACGAGGACGTCACTGTATCGCCTCGCTAAATTGTTCGTTTGATATCTGATTGCCTAAATCATTACTTGCTTTTGTTGGAGGATCACTCAATGGGTAAATTTTTGACGACAGCCCCGGTGCTGTTTATGGGTTGGTTGACAATTACGGCGGGGATTTTGATTGAATTCAATCGCTTCTTCCCTGACCTCCTTGCACATCCTTTGTAAGGTCTAACTGTTTTCCACAGTTTTTCGACTAATCGCGATTTACGAAAGGGCCTGATTTCTATGGAAATCAGGCCCTTTCGTAGTGAATTCAATAATTCACCGGATGTTTCAGGTGATCGATAGAAAGGTGAATTAGCCACTCAAATTTGAGACTTGCGCGCCCCTGACGATCATCACCCCCAGCATCGCTATCACTCCGGCTCAGAGTTGGCTATTTCAAGCTGATTTTGCCTCAGATGAGGCACGGTGAACTAGGGCTGCGGTGCAAGCATTTGTCGAAATTCCTTGCAGCATAATTGCATCATGGTTCAAGTCAAACATCTGTCCATAAGTCTACTTGTACTGACTGGCCTAGCTCAGTCCACAGTGGCCCAAGATAAGGTTTTTCAACCGAATCCCAATCAACCGGTCCCAAATCGTCCGCTACCGGCAGACGTATTCAAGTCCTTCGATCCAGCTCAGAAAACAGTCAATTTATCAGTTTGGGAGATCCGGCGTAGCAGTACGATACAACCCAAATTGGATTGGGAAATGCCAGCGCGCTATGGGCTAGATCAAAATAAAAATGGGACGATCGACCTACCCAATTCAATCGACTATGTCATGAACCGGCGATCGCCCGTTAATCAAGCCGGTTGTAAAAGCCAGCGCGAAGCCGAATTTACCGTCAAATTCACATCCAAAGCCTCAACGCTACCGAAATATCGGGTGCAGCGGAAATCACCGATCCAGCTGAATGCGGAGAAGGCCGCTC
This genomic window from Romeriopsis navalis LEGE 11480 contains:
- a CDS encoding cobalt transporter, whose amino-acid sequence is MKYLRRVTPLIAAVMFASPATIALGHAGHGDEFEATGGVGKVEVKPATDQQLGIQVQPITATADGKIMIPATAVVDANGKTLVFVKFKSFYEPVEVTTGQTEGELIEVTKNLSVDELLVTQGGLMLYAQSRKTAKSPATEAQPKATGAVATPKTEAEHQQAHAEGSDHDHEHVAAGLSKKKIAAAVGGVMAIVAVGAGAVVMLGRRKKGAAM
- a CDS encoding DUF565 domain-containing protein, producing the protein MQDTRLNRLTNNVGARFMKWLRSPWRRSSLMLIGLLGGFFLGNVISTTAGQAAKLDVSIAALLIVVTEGISRLVYANKSKTPSLTGDIVNAIKIGVTYSLFLEAFKLGS
- a CDS encoding Uma2 family endonuclease; the protein is MVQTRGITHTELMQLSCENPQLRFERNSNGRLVTIPPTGGISGNRELKTGAKLLLWVEDNDLGEVF
- a CDS encoding Uma2 family endonuclease, giving the protein MTSAKFFSSSTGFTPPNGAIKSPDAAFVAKGRLPEDWDQGTDEFIQLAPDFLIEIRSHTDSLSKLQEKMREYIESGVH
- a CDS encoding Uma2 family endonuclease encodes the protein MSQEYIEQGIQLGWLVDRQNRCAYVYRADGAITQHPETTTLSGEEVVPGFTLRLNRRLSAQWR
- the tsaD gene encoding tRNA (adenosine(37)-N6)-threonylcarbamoyltransferase complex transferase subunit TsaD is translated as MLKKDTAIQSEHYQQMATVLAIETSCDETSVAIVKNRHVLSNVVASQIKTHAQYGGVVPEVASRQHVEAVNILIEQALSEAGLGWDGIDAIAGTCAPGLIGALLVGLTAAKTLSMLYQKPFIGVHHLEGHIYASYLSNPELQPPFLCLLVSGGHTSLIHVKACGDYVVLGKTRDDAAGEAFDKVARLMQLGYPGGPIIDKLAKDGNPRAFELPEGKISLPEGRGFHPYDSSFSGLKTAMLRLIQKLEVTEDPLPVADLAASFQYTVAKALTKRAIRCALDHGLTTIAVGGGVAANSGLRSQLQTAATAQGLNVLFPPLKYCTDNAAMIACAAVEHFDKDHRSALNLAAQSRLSVDRVMELYV
- a CDS encoding Photosystem I reaction center subunit III, translating into MRRLLALVFSVMLWFGFVSADPAHALYDNLKPCKDVPAFMNRASTSQGGDVANRIDFYANKANLLCGEEGLPHLIIDNPAHAGEFIIPGVMFLYIAGWIGWVGRAYLQAIKKSGKAEEQEIIINVPLAVGCMLTGFAWPLAAFGEFSSGKMLANDEDVTVSPR
- the psaJ gene encoding photosystem I reaction center subunit IX, coding for MGKFLTTAPVLFMGWLTITAGILIEFNRFFPDLLAHPL